The Lachnospiraceae bacterium KM106-2 nucleotide sequence TGATTAAAGGCAACCAGGATAATGGCATTGCAACACCTAATTCGATGGCCGCACCAAAACTAATTGTTCCTTTGATCAAATTAGAACTTCCGCTGTGATCAAGAAAGATTACTTTACATAAGACAATGGTTAATAGGAATAAAGCTCCCATAGCAATTGTATTTAGCTTTCCAAGGTGACTCAATCCGATCATTAACCATAATATGATCAGACCACCAATGATCACACACCAGATCCATGCTCCTTGATGGAACACTCCATCTGCCGCCTGTGCCCCATCATAGATCATGATCGCAGTCCATCCTGCTAACTGAATGATATTTAAGATACTAAATAAATAACCACCGCGACTGCCGAAACTTAATTTTACCGTTTCCATTGCACTTTTTTCGCTTCTTGCACCAATAAGCCCTGCAAGATACATGAGAACTGCTCCTATTACATGACCGATTAAAATAGCAAGAAACCCTTTTGTCATGCCAAGAGGTGCAAAACTGGTGCCTGTCATGATCTCAGCGATCGAAATTCCAGCACCAAACCAGATAAGTGCATTACTTCTAAGTGATGTCTTCTCTTCCATACTGCACCTCCTAATATTCGCCGGAAACGGCAAATGCATGGTTCATCGGACCACTTCCGCTACCGAGATCAAGCATATCAGCTAAGGCTCCCGAAAGGTAACTCTTTGCCTTCTTCACAGATGTATTCCTATCATATCCTTTCGCAAGATTGGCTGCGATCGCACTGGATAATGTACACCCTGTTCCATGGGTATTAGGATTATCGATCCGTTTTCCTAAAAACCATTCATGCTCTCCTTGATAACAAAGTAGATCATTGGCATCATTTAGTGCGTGACCGCCCTTACAAAGTACCGCTACCCCATAACGTTCTGAGATTAGTTTAGCCGCCGCGATCATATCCTCTTTACTTGAAATCTTTCTTTGTGCCAGACACTCTGCCTCGGGGATATTCGGCGTAATAATATCCGCAAGTGGAAGAAGTGTTTCCTTTAATGTCTCTATCGCTTCATCACTGATCAATTTTGCTCCGCTTGTTGCAACCATAACCGGATCAATCACGATATTCTTTGCATGATAGAACCGTAAACGCTCTGCAATTACCTCGATCAATTCGGAAGACGATACCATTCCAATCTTCACGGCATCTGGATAAATATCCGTAAAGATGCAGTCAAGCTGCTCTTTTAAAAATGCTCCATTCACTTCCATGATATCTGTAACACCGGTTGTATTCTGTGCAGTCAAAGCGGTGATCGCACTCATGGCATAAACTCCATTCGTGGTCATTGTCTTAATATCTGCTTGAATTCCGGCGCCTCCGCTAGAATCACTTCCAGCGATTGTTAATGCTGTTCTCATTATAATTCCTCCCTATGCATTAATTTTCTTACGCGACATAAGGTGGTGCCCCCAATTTGCCGCTATCGCAACTTTCTTATGATTGAAAGAGTGCTTCTGATCTTTGTCGTAACTCTGCTGTTGCTTTCGTAATATCCTTGCTTGCAAAAATAGCACTGATCACTGCAATCCCACAGATTCCACTTCCTTTTAGTTCTTCTACATTTGCTTTTGTAATCCCCCCGATGGCGATCACCGGAATCTGAACTGCCTTACAGATTGCCGCTAAGGTAGCATAGCTGACATCCTGGGCATCTTTTTTTGTATTGGTAGAAAATACAGCTCCTACGCCAAGATAATCAGCGCCCATCTTTTCAGCTAACATTGCTTGTTCAACGGTCTGTGCAGACACACCGATGATCTTATCCTCTCCTAAGAGTTTACGAACTTCATCTGCCGTCCCATCGGATTGTCCAATATGAACCCCATCCGCATCGATTTCTTTTGCAATACTGATATCATCATTGATGATAAATGGAACCTGGTATTGCTTACATAAAGTCTTTAACTGTCTTGCCTCTTCTAGAAACTTAGCTCGTTCTAGTTCTTTCTCTCTGATCTGAATAAAGGTTGCTCCACCTTTTAGAGCCTTCTCTACCTGCTCATAGAGCGTCTCCTCATAAAGCCAACTGCGATCTGTGATCGCATATAAGGCAAGATCCTTCTTATCGCACTTCATATCTTGCTCTCCTCTCTAACTCTTCTCCTGTCATATTGTAAATGGCGTCGATGATCCGATTGCGAAATGTGGCATTTCCTTCTTCTGCTTTTTTATGTTCCCATCCGATCTCTCCTGCTACTCCCATCATCATGACAGCTGTTGCAGCTGCCTCTAACGGATGATTCTGATTCGCCACAAGAAAGGCTGTCATAATACCAGATAGTTGGCATCCTGTTCCCGTAATTCTGCCCATCTCGCTTCTTCCGTTATAGATACAATAACAGCGGTTCTCATCTGCAACTAGATCAATTGCCCCTGTGATTGCTACAACAACATGATGTTCCTTGGAAAACTGTTTTGCAAAGGCAACTGCGGTATCTATATGTTCTTTGGTCACAGCATCACTGATATCTGCATCTACCCCTTTTGTCGTTCCATCTCCACTTGCTAGTGTCTTAATTTCTGAAATATTTCCTCTGATCACACTTAACTGAATCTCATCGATCAACTTTAATGCCGTATTGGTACGAAGGGTACTTGCCCCTGCTCCTACTGGGTCTAACAATACAGGGTGCCCTAATGCATTTGCCTTCTTCCCCGCTAAGATCATCGCATCGATCGTTCTGGCATTTAATGTACCAATATTGATGTTTAATCCTCCACAGATGGAAGTGATCTCTTCCACTTCCTCTTTCTCATCTGCCATGATAGGGCTTCCCCCACAGGCTAAAATTACATTTGCTACATCATTTACCGTAACGTAATTAGTAATGTTATGTACTAATGGCATAGTCTTTCTTACGTTTTCTAAATATTCTTTTAACATTATTCCTCCTACTTGCCAAACTAAAGTGAACGCATAATACCACTTTTCATAGTAGTATCCTTCTACTACAAAATGACTTCGTTATTGCTATCAACGAAAAAAGCGGTGGTACCAAAAGAGACTTCTGGTATCACCGCATATACTTATGCTTCCATCTTTCCCTACGTTGGCATTATCCAAATCAGGTTTTGGGTCAAGGCATTCCAGCCTACTCTCAGCCCATTTACATGAGCTCCCCGTTATTTACAAGTTCATTATACACATTATTCTATCAAATGCAAGATTATTCCTTAATTACTTAATGTTACAACATCTAAGCCTTCACAGATCATTGCTTCAATTTCTTCTCTTGTCTTTTCTAATACGATGGAGAATTCCTGATAAAGAGCATCTTCTACTTTCTTTAGGAAACGCTCATCCATCGATGTAATCTTCTTTCCTTGTGCAACACGTTTTTGATTTCTAGTATGGATCGTCTTTATAACTTTAAGCCATTCCTTACATTCACAACTACGATAAGCATCTTTATATTGTGTCTCACGTAACTTATTATTTCTTGTATCAAACATTTCTAATTCAGGAATGTTCTCTAACAGATCCATAGCCTCTTCTTTCGTGATCAACTGACGCATGATTATCTTACGATTTTCAAGTGGTGTAAAGATCTTACTGCTGTTTGTGTTGAGCGGTAAGAGAAAATAATATAACTTCTCTTCATCGACATCATCTAAGTCTAGTGTTGAGATATCTGTAACCTCGCATACACCAGCGCTTCCATACACAACCAACTCTCCAACTTCAAACATTTTAATCCTCTTTTCTCAAATCACCATTAACAGTTTCATATGTACTATCATCGATCTTTTATTTACAAATATAATCTGCATGAATATAAGAGGTCTTACGCTAGAATTCATCTAACGAAGACCTCCCCAAATAACATACCTATATAAATGATCCATGATCATAAAAAAATTGCGGGAGTAGGATTTGAACCTACGACCTTCGGGTTATGGGCCCGACGAGCTTCCAGACTGCTCCACCCCGCGACATTTATATCAATCCAATATGCAATTACATATTAGAGAGATTATCGTATACTCTTTCAAACATTGTAATAAATTGTTTCTTTTCATCCTCATCAAAGCCTTCAAAGACACCTTCATCTAATTGTCTAAAAGCTTCTGTTACTTTTTGCTGCTCTGCTCTTCCTCTTTCTGTCATATAAACATACAAAGAACGACGATTTCCTTGCTTTGACTTTCTTTCAATTAGTCCGGCTTCTTCCATTCGATATAATAAATTTGTTACAGTTGCCGGCTCAATCTGACATGCTGTT carries:
- a CDS encoding transcriptional regulator, MarR family, which encodes MKFHIALMRTHIVFHRKLYGRLVETKLTTGQPKVLDYLSEHDGSVQKDIATACQIEPATVTNLLYRMEEAGLIERKSKQGNRRSLYVYMTERGRAEQQKVTEAFRQLDEGVFEGFDEDEKKQFITMFERVYDNLSNM
- a CDS encoding hydroxymethylpyrimidine phosphate kinase ThiD codes for the protein MRTALTIAGSDSSGGAGIQADIKTMTTNGVYAMSAITALTAQNTTGVTDIMEVNGAFLKEQLDCIFTDIYPDAVKIGMVSSSELIEVIAERLRFYHAKNIVIDPVMVATSGAKLISDEAIETLKETLLPLADIITPNIPEAECLAQRKISSKEDMIAAAKLISERYGVAVLCKGGHALNDANDLLCYQGEHEWFLGKRIDNPNTHGTGCTLSSAIAANLAKGYDRNTSVKKAKSYLSGALADMLDLGSGSGPMNHAFAVSGEY
- a CDS encoding thiamin-phosphate pyrophosphorylase, translating into MKCDKKDLALYAITDRSWLYEETLYEQVEKALKGGATFIQIREKELERAKFLEEARQLKTLCKQYQVPFIINDDISIAKEIDADGVHIGQSDGTADEVRKLLGEDKIIGVSAQTVEQAMLAEKMGADYLGVGAVFSTNTKKDAQDVSYATLAAICKAVQIPVIAIGGITKANVEELKGSGICGIAVISAIFASKDITKATAELRQRSEALFQS
- a CDS encoding hydroxyethylthiazole kinase; protein product: MLKEYLENVRKTMPLVHNITNYVTVNDVANVILACGGSPIMADEKEEVEEITSICGGLNINIGTLNARTIDAMILAGKKANALGHPVLLDPVGAGASTLRTNTALKLIDEIQLSVIRGNISEIKTLASGDGTTKGVDADISDAVTKEHIDTAVAFAKQFSKEHHVVVAITGAIDLVADENRCYCIYNGRSEMGRITGTGCQLSGIMTAFLVANQNHPLEAAATAVMMMGVAGEIGWEHKKAEEGNATFRNRIIDAIYNMTGEELERRARYEVR
- a CDS encoding probable transcriptional regulator, producing MFEVGELVVYGSAGVCEVTDISTLDLDDVDEEKLYYFLLPLNTNSSKIFTPLENRKIIMRQLITKEEAMDLLENIPELEMFDTRNNKLRETQYKDAYRSCECKEWLKVIKTIHTRNQKRVAQGKKITSMDERFLKKVEDALYQEFSIVLEKTREEIEAMICEGLDVVTLSN